In a genomic window of Novosphingobium sp. KA1:
- a CDS encoding aromatic ring-hydroxylating dioxygenase subunit alpha translates to MATAAQIDTSKPPLPRPPIPYGCTFDADDWYVLARHWYPVALVREVGTAPVGTKLLDQPILVYRAGEDIVVATDVCPHRGVPLSMGTQQGDGVVCPYHGLKFGSGGKCVHVPAHPARDIPARLHLRTFPSVERYGLVWTCLDAESDVPPPGAIPDMPHWDEAEFQQITCPWIDIKGFAGRQLEGFLDVAHFAFVHHETFADPDNAEVPSYTTRRTEYGFEAEYWSSVGNYPIGLTQRGVPGFRWLRHFRCHLPFTATLEIHFPGKDRLVIMNAASPVSARTTRLFAPIARNFDTDLPVQDVYDFNRKVFEEDKAIVEAQMPEWLPLDPTDEAHIPADMSSMTYRRALKAIGLKRFFGY, encoded by the coding sequence ATGGCCACTGCCGCCCAGATCGACACTTCCAAGCCCCCACTCCCTCGCCCTCCAATTCCTTATGGCTGCACCTTCGACGCCGATGACTGGTACGTGCTGGCCAGGCACTGGTATCCGGTGGCGCTGGTTCGCGAAGTCGGCACCGCCCCGGTCGGCACCAAGCTGCTCGACCAGCCGATCCTCGTCTACCGCGCGGGTGAGGACATCGTCGTCGCCACCGACGTCTGCCCGCATCGCGGCGTGCCGCTCAGCATGGGCACCCAGCAGGGCGACGGCGTGGTCTGCCCTTACCACGGCCTCAAGTTCGGCAGTGGCGGCAAGTGCGTCCACGTGCCCGCCCACCCGGCGCGCGACATTCCCGCCCGCCTGCACTTGCGCACGTTCCCGAGCGTCGAGCGCTACGGCCTCGTATGGACCTGCCTCGATGCCGAAAGCGACGTGCCGCCGCCGGGCGCCATCCCCGACATGCCGCACTGGGACGAAGCCGAATTCCAGCAGATCACCTGCCCGTGGATCGACATCAAGGGCTTCGCGGGCCGCCAGCTCGAAGGCTTCCTCGACGTTGCCCACTTCGCCTTCGTCCACCACGAGACTTTCGCCGATCCCGACAATGCCGAAGTGCCCTCCTACACCACCAGGCGCACCGAATACGGCTTCGAGGCGGAATACTGGAGCAGCGTCGGCAATTATCCCATCGGCCTGACCCAGCGCGGGGTACCGGGCTTCCGCTGGCTGCGCCACTTCCGCTGCCACCTGCCTTTCACCGCGACGCTGGAGATCCATTTCCCGGGCAAGGACCGCCTCGTCATCATGAACGCGGCTTCGCCGGTCTCTGCCCGCACCACCCGGCTCTTTGCGCCGATCGCCCGCAATTTCGACACCGACCTACCGGTGCAGGACGTCTACGACTTCAACCGCAAGGTCTTCGAGGAAGACAAGGCGATCGTCGAGGCGCAGATGCCCGAATGGCTGCCGCTCGATCCCACCGACGAAGCGCATATCCCCGCCGACATGAGCTCGATGACCTATCGCCGCGCGCTCAAGGCCATCGGCCTCAAGCGCTTCTTCGGGTATTGA
- the bktB gene encoding beta-ketothiolase BktB, with protein MTTIYAVAAARTAIGAFGGALKDQTPGDLGAHVARAAVARAGIAPEAVGHVVFGHVITTHPRDHFVARIAALGADLPVETPALTVNRLCGSGLQAILSAAQAIMLGDCAVALGGGTEVMSRAPFYLPDMRWGRKMGDGAVIDGLNGALTDPFHEILMGVTAENVAQRHGITREMQDALALTSQTRAARAIAEGRFRDQIAPFELTTRSGTRLFEEDEYVRRDATLADFEKLRPVFRKAEGTVTAGNASGINDGAAAVVLASEEAVRQHGLTPLARLVSYGHAGVDPAYMGIGPVPATRAALARAGLSVADLDVIEANEAFAAQACAVAAELGLDPDKVNPNGSGIALGHPVGATGAIIVTKLIHELHRSGGRYGLTTMCIGGGQGIAAIWEKV; from the coding sequence ATGACCACCATCTATGCCGTCGCCGCGGCCCGCACCGCCATCGGCGCCTTCGGAGGCGCGCTCAAGGACCAGACGCCCGGCGATCTCGGCGCCCATGTCGCCCGTGCCGCCGTGGCCCGCGCCGGGATTGCCCCCGAGGCTGTCGGCCATGTCGTGTTCGGCCATGTCATCACCACCCACCCGCGCGATCACTTCGTGGCCCGCATCGCGGCGCTCGGCGCCGACCTGCCGGTGGAAACGCCGGCGCTCACCGTCAACCGCCTCTGCGGCTCTGGCCTTCAGGCGATCCTCTCGGCGGCGCAGGCGATCATGCTGGGCGACTGCGCGGTAGCGCTGGGCGGCGGCACCGAAGTGATGAGCCGCGCGCCGTTCTACCTCCCCGACATGCGCTGGGGCCGCAAGATGGGCGACGGTGCCGTCATCGACGGGCTCAACGGCGCGCTCACCGATCCTTTCCACGAGATACTGATGGGCGTAACGGCAGAGAACGTCGCGCAGCGCCACGGCATTACCCGCGAAATGCAGGACGCGCTCGCCCTCACCAGCCAGACCCGTGCCGCCCGCGCCATTGCCGAAGGCCGCTTCCGCGACCAGATCGCTCCGTTCGAATTGACGACCCGCTCCGGCACCCGGCTGTTCGAGGAGGACGAATATGTGCGCCGCGATGCCACGCTGGCCGATTTCGAGAAGCTGCGCCCGGTGTTCCGCAAGGCCGAAGGCACCGTGACGGCAGGCAATGCCTCGGGCATCAACGACGGTGCCGCGGCGGTCGTGCTGGCCAGCGAAGAGGCGGTGCGCCAACATGGCCTGACACCGCTCGCCCGGCTCGTGTCCTACGGTCATGCAGGCGTGGACCCGGCCTATATGGGCATCGGTCCGGTCCCCGCGACCCGTGCCGCGCTCGCCCGCGCCGGCTTAAGCGTGGCCGACCTCGACGTGATCGAGGCGAACGAAGCATTCGCAGCACAGGCCTGCGCCGTCGCCGCAGAACTCGGGCTCGATCCGGACAAGGTGAACCCCAACGGCAGCGGCATCGCTCTGGGCCATCCGGTGGGCGCGACGGGGGCGATCATCGTCACCAAGCTAATCCACGAACTGCACCGCAGCGGCGGTCGCTACGGCCTCACCACCATGTGCATCGGCGGCGGTCAGGGGATCGCGGCAATCTGGGAGAAAGTGTAG
- a CDS encoding carboxymuconolactone decarboxylase family protein: MKSEAEKQAFKRRYIEARGYWAEFNDGLLDHAPEWLDAYLAYSSTPARTGPLSARMRELIYVAVDGSTTHLFQAGLEIHIRIALEAGCTPAELIEVLCIATLQGLDSVAMGMDLLGEELARRGQALTTSAKGAMALRRHEALRGASPRWLEAMGAVSPEWTEALAGVLETADRTSVLTRAERALIRLALASSPTHLARQAVRAEVREALDAGASPEEIAQVFQLVAHLGLHACSEGVPAIVRAAAEREQA; the protein is encoded by the coding sequence ATGAAGTCGGAAGCGGAAAAGCAGGCGTTCAAGCGCCGCTATATCGAAGCGCGCGGGTACTGGGCCGAATTCAACGACGGCCTGCTGGACCACGCGCCGGAGTGGTTGGACGCCTACCTCGCCTATTCCTCCACGCCCGCGCGCACCGGGCCGCTCTCGGCGCGGATGCGTGAGTTGATCTACGTTGCGGTCGATGGTTCCACCACGCATCTGTTTCAAGCCGGGCTGGAAATCCACATCCGCATTGCCCTCGAGGCGGGATGTACACCGGCGGAACTGATCGAAGTGCTCTGTATCGCGACGCTTCAGGGGCTGGACAGCGTGGCCATGGGCATGGACCTGCTGGGCGAGGAACTGGCCCGGCGCGGGCAGGCCCTGACGACATCGGCGAAGGGGGCTATGGCGCTGCGCCGTCATGAAGCCTTGCGCGGTGCATCGCCGCGATGGCTGGAGGCGATGGGCGCCGTTTCGCCCGAATGGACCGAGGCTCTGGCCGGGGTTCTCGAAACCGCCGACCGGACTTCGGTGCTGACTCGGGCGGAGCGGGCACTGATCCGCCTGGCGCTGGCTTCCTCGCCCACGCATCTTGCACGGCAGGCAGTGCGTGCGGAAGTGCGCGAGGCTCTGGATGCCGGGGCCAGTCCCGAGGAGATCGCGCAGGTCTTCCAACTGGTTGCCCATCTTGGCCTGCACGCCTGCTCCGAAGGTGTCCCGGCCATCGTCCGGGCGGCGGCGGAGCGGGAGCAAGCGTGA
- a CDS encoding SMP-30/gluconolactonase/LRE family protein, producing the protein MDIAFFTDCRNDLGESPVWDARRGWLWWVDIRLNRVMAADGLGVVQREWTYSQPVGSIGLAMGGKVLVAAFADHFALIADDGQAQPIAAPDIGEGAIRFNDGKADRQGRFLSGTMQHGGQAEALAGVWRLEHGGTATRVETGMKLANSLCFSPCGCWLYLSDTLEGVIRRYAYAPETGALGPREAFFDCSMIGAAPDGATVDSEGRLWVALVTTQQIGCISPEGDLLRTIDLPVPYPACPAFGGPDLATLYVTTIADSGHKLKSAHPDAGRMLAITGLGARGIAEAIYHT; encoded by the coding sequence ATGGACATCGCCTTTTTCACCGACTGCCGCAATGATCTTGGCGAAAGTCCGGTCTGGGATGCGCGGCGCGGCTGGCTCTGGTGGGTCGACATTCGCCTCAACCGGGTCATGGCCGCCGATGGGCTTGGCGTTGTCCAGCGCGAATGGACATACTCGCAGCCGGTCGGTTCGATCGGCCTGGCAATGGGCGGCAAGGTTCTGGTCGCGGCCTTTGCCGATCACTTCGCGCTGATCGCGGATGACGGCCAGGCGCAGCCGATTGCCGCGCCGGATATCGGGGAGGGCGCCATCCGCTTCAACGACGGCAAGGCCGATCGGCAGGGGCGGTTCCTGTCCGGCACCATGCAGCATGGCGGGCAAGCAGAGGCGCTGGCGGGCGTCTGGCGCCTCGAACATGGTGGCACCGCGACTAGGGTCGAAACGGGGATGAAGCTGGCCAATTCGCTCTGCTTTTCACCCTGCGGGTGCTGGCTCTACCTGTCGGATACGCTGGAGGGCGTGATCCGCCGTTATGCCTATGCCCCCGAAACAGGCGCGCTCGGGCCGAGGGAGGCATTTTTCGATTGCAGCATGATCGGTGCGGCACCGGACGGGGCGACGGTCGATAGTGAAGGACGGCTGTGGGTCGCGCTGGTCACGACACAGCAGATCGGCTGCATCTCGCCGGAGGGAGACCTTCTCCGAACCATCGATCTGCCCGTGCCCTATCCGGCCTGTCCGGCGTTCGGCGGCCCCGATCTGGCCACGCTTTACGTGACCACCATCGCCGATTCGGGCCACAAGCTGAAGAGCGCTCACCCGGACGCGGGCCGGATGCTGGCGATCACCGGGCTTGGCGCGAGGGGAATTGCCGAGGCGATCTATCACACTTGA
- a CDS encoding acyl-CoA dehydrogenase family protein, whose product MNFEFSDEQRMLADSADRLGKDLWPSSDRLKLLENFDGLTAQTWAQMAELGWLMLPIAEEHGGLGGSPVDVMAVMEGMGRHLIPVPYVASAVLVPALLGDGGDAAAEVLGAIGEGTAKVAAGLLEPDGGYDLAWVGLSAQRSSGGEWTLTGEKLHVEDGADADWFVVTARTGGGISDAEGVSLFLVRADAPGLSVQRFRAIDQHRHARLTFSGVTAVLIGETDGALADVELAVDRAICAHLAEAVGSMDAALAGTLEYLRTRKQFGVAIGSFQSLQHRAVDMAIALEEARSLSYRATLSLGLPAPKRRRVVSAAKARVGQCGLYVGRQAVQLHGGVGFSDELIISHHLKRQMMLESAYGSAEHHLARFVAAA is encoded by the coding sequence ATGAACTTCGAATTTTCCGATGAACAGCGCATGCTGGCCGATAGTGCCGACCGTCTCGGCAAGGACCTCTGGCCGTCGAGCGACCGGCTCAAACTGCTGGAGAACTTTGACGGGCTCACCGCGCAGACCTGGGCGCAGATGGCCGAACTCGGCTGGCTGATGCTGCCGATTGCCGAGGAGCACGGCGGGCTTGGCGGATCGCCGGTCGATGTGATGGCGGTGATGGAAGGCATGGGGCGCCATCTGATCCCGGTGCCTTATGTCGCCAGCGCGGTGCTGGTGCCTGCGCTGCTCGGCGATGGCGGGGATGCGGCTGCGGAAGTGCTCGGCGCGATTGGAGAAGGCACCGCCAAGGTCGCAGCCGGGCTGCTGGAACCCGATGGCGGCTACGACCTTGCGTGGGTTGGCCTTTCGGCACAGCGCAGCAGCGGCGGCGAATGGACGCTCACCGGGGAGAAGCTGCATGTCGAGGATGGCGCCGATGCCGACTGGTTCGTGGTCACGGCCCGGACCGGCGGCGGGATTTCGGATGCTGAAGGCGTCAGCCTGTTCCTCGTGCGTGCCGATGCGCCGGGGCTGTCCGTGCAGCGTTTCCGCGCTATCGACCAGCATCGCCATGCCCGCCTGACATTCAGCGGCGTCACCGCGGTGCTGATCGGCGAGACGGACGGCGCGCTGGCGGACGTGGAACTCGCGGTCGATAGGGCGATCTGCGCGCATCTTGCCGAAGCGGTGGGGTCGATGGACGCGGCGCTCGCCGGTACGCTGGAATACTTGCGCACGCGCAAGCAGTTCGGCGTGGCGATCGGCAGTTTCCAATCCCTGCAGCACCGCGCGGTCGATATGGCCATCGCGCTCGAAGAGGCGCGCTCGCTGTCCTACCGCGCGACGCTGAGCCTTGGCCTGCCGGCGCCGAAACGCCGCCGCGTCGTCTCCGCAGCCAAGGCGCGGGTGGGGCAATGCGGGCTCTATGTGGGACGACAAGCGGTGCAGCTGCACGGCGGCGTCGGTTTCTCGGACGAGCTGATCATCAGCCACCACCTCAAGCGGCAGATGATGCTCGAAAGTGCCTACGGCTCTGCCGAACATCACCTCGCGCGCTTCGTCGCGGCGGCGTGA
- a CDS encoding long-chain fatty acid--CoA ligase produces MMGQMMGLMQYLPLTIGSVIDHAERNHGATEVVSRRPDGELERTTWACVAYRARRLASALDALGVAAGERVASLAWNRTPHLELYYCVPASGRVLHTLNPRLFEEQIRYVLADGGARVLFVDPDLLGLAEGVLAIHDAPVTVVVLCTREAMPPSSLPGLIAYEDLLAASRPLAAWPNLDERAAASLCYTSGTTGAPKGVLYSHRSTVLHALSLLTADSMALSARDNALLLPPMFHVNSWGVPYGAAMCGAKLVLPGSQLDGASLHALLRDEAITFSLGVPTVWFSVLDHIDRTTTAEDRADLRLERVFMGGAATPRALVQRFRDTLGVETMQAWGMTETSPVVAVTRPMGRHHGQPWDEELELRAKAGRCLFGCEVGVADGDGNVTGPGADAVGALVVRGHWVASGYFGKEPGSALDAQGWFDSGDIARIDADGFIQITDRAKDVIKSGGEWISSIDLENAAVAHPAVKEAAVIGVPHPRWQERPLLLLVCHPDEDVGREEMLRHLESHVARWWLPDDIVIVDELPHTGSGKVVKADLRQQYRHHLDPAH; encoded by the coding sequence ATGATGGGCCAGATGATGGGGCTGATGCAGTATCTGCCGCTGACCATCGGCAGCGTGATCGACCATGCCGAACGGAACCACGGCGCCACCGAGGTGGTTTCACGGCGGCCGGACGGCGAACTGGAACGCACGACCTGGGCCTGCGTGGCCTATCGAGCGCGGCGCCTTGCAAGCGCGCTCGATGCGCTGGGCGTAGCGGCGGGCGAACGGGTCGCCAGCCTTGCCTGGAACCGCACGCCGCACCTTGAGCTCTATTACTGCGTTCCCGCCAGCGGACGCGTGCTGCACACCCTCAACCCGCGTCTGTTCGAGGAGCAGATCCGTTACGTCCTCGCCGATGGCGGCGCGCGGGTGCTGTTTGTCGACCCCGACCTGCTGGGCCTTGCCGAAGGCGTGCTGGCGATCCACGACGCGCCCGTCACCGTGGTGGTGCTCTGCACGCGGGAGGCCATGCCGCCCTCCTCGCTCCCCGGCCTGATCGCCTACGAAGACCTGCTGGCAGCCTCCCGCCCGCTCGCTGCATGGCCGAACCTCGACGAACGCGCTGCCGCCAGCTTATGCTACACTTCAGGCACCACCGGCGCGCCCAAGGGCGTGCTCTATAGCCACCGTTCCACCGTGCTCCACGCGCTCTCGCTGCTGACGGCGGATTCGATGGCGCTGTCCGCCCGCGACAACGCGCTGCTGCTGCCGCCGATGTTCCACGTCAATTCCTGGGGCGTGCCCTATGGCGCGGCGATGTGCGGAGCGAAACTGGTGCTGCCGGGATCGCAGCTCGACGGCGCCTCACTCCATGCCCTGCTGCGCGACGAGGCGATCACGTTCTCTCTCGGCGTGCCGACCGTGTGGTTCTCGGTACTCGACCACATCGACCGCACGACGACAGCAGAAGATCGCGCAGACCTCAGGCTGGAGCGCGTGTTCATGGGCGGCGCCGCCACGCCGCGCGCACTCGTCCAGCGGTTTCGCGATACCCTCGGCGTCGAGACGATGCAGGCCTGGGGCATGACCGAAACCAGCCCGGTCGTTGCCGTCACCCGCCCGATGGGCCGCCACCATGGCCAACCGTGGGACGAGGAACTCGAACTGCGCGCCAAGGCCGGGCGCTGCCTCTTCGGCTGCGAAGTCGGAGTGGCGGACGGAGACGGCAATGTCACCGGCCCCGGCGCCGATGCCGTGGGCGCGCTGGTCGTGCGCGGTCACTGGGTCGCCAGCGGCTATTTCGGCAAGGAGCCGGGCTCCGCGCTCGACGCACAGGGCTGGTTCGACAGCGGCGACATCGCCCGCATCGATGCCGACGGTTTCATCCAGATCACCGACCGCGCCAAGGACGTCATCAAGTCCGGCGGCGAGTGGATCTCCTCCATCGATCTGGAGAATGCCGCCGTCGCTCACCCCGCCGTCAAGGAAGCCGCCGTGATCGGCGTGCCGCACCCGCGCTGGCAGGAACGGCCGCTGTTGCTGCTGGTATGCCATCCGGATGAGGACGTGGGCCGCGAAGAGATGCTGCGCCACCTTGAGAGCCATGTCGCGCGCTGGTGGCTGCCCGACGACATCGTGATCGTCGACGAACTGCCGCACACCGGCTCGGGCAAAGTCGTCAAGGCCGATCTGCGCCAGCAGTACCGCCACCACCTCGATCCTGCACACTGA
- a CDS encoding ROK family protein, protein MFAAIEAGGTKFVCGIGTGKGSLRTATIPTRDPEATLADVEAFLDGAIDELGPLAAIGLGSFGPLDLDPASPRYGQILATPKAGWQGTDMPERLGRRYGVPVGIDTDVNAAALAEMRIHGVGSLAYVTVGTGIGAGIVVQGNSVRGLGHPECGHIAVRRHPAHAGFEGVCPYHGDCLEGLASGPALHAAWGMTAREIPEDHPAWEAQADYLAQLCMTLILTSAPQRIVLGGGVMSRPFLLDQVRAETLARLNGYCVQWDAAKADEALLLPRSPEPPGLVGSYLIAEEAWRQSSKA, encoded by the coding sequence ATGTTCGCCGCGATCGAGGCAGGCGGCACCAAATTTGTCTGTGGTATCGGAACCGGCAAGGGTTCGCTTCGCACGGCGACGATTCCGACCCGCGATCCAGAGGCCACGCTGGCGGACGTCGAGGCATTTCTGGATGGAGCTATTGATGAACTAGGCCCGCTCGCGGCCATCGGTCTCGGCTCGTTCGGACCGCTCGATCTTGACCCTGCTTCACCGCGTTACGGGCAAATTCTCGCCACTCCCAAGGCGGGCTGGCAAGGCACCGACATGCCGGAGCGTCTGGGGAGGCGCTACGGCGTTCCGGTGGGCATCGACACCGACGTGAATGCCGCGGCCCTTGCCGAGATGCGCATCCACGGCGTCGGCAGCCTGGCCTATGTCACGGTCGGGACCGGGATCGGTGCGGGCATCGTGGTCCAGGGCAATAGCGTGCGCGGCCTGGGGCATCCGGAATGCGGGCATATCGCCGTGCGGCGCCACCCCGCCCACGCCGGGTTCGAGGGGGTATGCCCCTATCACGGAGACTGCCTCGAAGGCCTGGCGAGCGGTCCGGCCCTGCACGCCGCCTGGGGGATGACCGCGCGCGAGATTCCCGAAGACCATCCCGCATGGGAGGCGCAGGCCGATTATCTCGCGCAGCTCTGCATGACCCTGATCCTGACGAGTGCGCCGCAGCGGATCGTGCTGGGCGGCGGGGTGATGAGCCGGCCATTCCTGCTCGATCAGGTCCGTGCCGAAACGCTGGCGCGGCTCAATGGCTACTGCGTCCAGTGGGACGCGGCGAAGGCGGACGAGGCACTCCTCCTGCCTCGTTCGCCGGAGCCACCGGGCCTTGTCGGTTCCTATCTGATCGCCGAAGAAGCGTGGCGGCAATCGAGCAAGGCCTGA
- a CDS encoding helix-turn-helix domain-containing protein, which translates to MMIRRTVKSASRTLEVLELFAEERRPMRLHEVYTTLDYPQSSATNLLKSMVVMGYLNYNRMTRTYLPTMRVGALGNWLPGYVYSDESYRWLVDELQRRTDETVGLSTQNDLFVQYIILKAPEHEFKVPPPVGTMRLLVDSAGGLALMSEMKDREIDKICRYTNYYQLAERQRFDLADLMREIRWARHTGYAYMANKPTPEVSSISMTLGEKIHGIPLAVGVGGLAERISKAQYDIIETMKECIAEFKAIREEQHYAEAAE; encoded by the coding sequence ATGATGATCCGGCGAACGGTCAAATCGGCGTCACGGACCCTTGAGGTGCTCGAACTCTTTGCCGAGGAGCGCAGGCCCATGCGCCTGCATGAAGTCTACACGACGCTCGACTACCCCCAGTCGAGCGCGACCAACCTGCTCAAGAGCATGGTCGTGATGGGCTACCTCAACTACAACCGCATGACGCGGACCTACCTGCCGACGATGCGCGTGGGTGCGCTCGGAAACTGGCTGCCGGGCTACGTCTATTCGGACGAGAGCTACCGCTGGCTGGTGGACGAACTGCAGCGCCGAACCGACGAGACGGTCGGGCTCAGCACCCAGAACGACCTCTTTGTCCAGTACATCATCCTCAAGGCGCCCGAGCATGAGTTCAAGGTGCCGCCGCCGGTGGGCACGATGCGCCTGCTGGTCGATTCCGCCGGAGGGCTCGCGCTGATGAGCGAGATGAAGGACCGCGAGATCGACAAGATCTGTCGCTACACCAACTATTACCAGCTGGCGGAGCGTCAGCGTTTCGATCTGGCCGACCTGATGCGCGAGATCCGCTGGGCGCGGCACACCGGCTATGCCTACATGGCCAACAAGCCGACGCCGGAAGTCTCCTCGATCTCGATGACGCTGGGCGAGAAGATCCACGGCATCCCGCTCGCGGTCGGAGTCGGCGGGCTGGCGGAGCGGATCTCGAAGGCCCAGTACGACATCATCGAGACGATGAAGGAGTGCATCGCCGAGTTCAAGGCGATCCGTGAGGAACAGCACTACGCCGAGGCCGCCGAATAG
- a CDS encoding acyl-CoA dehydrogenase family protein, producing the protein MDLEFTSAELAFREEVRAFFAENVPAEWLTRVRAGLRLEPQELIAYQKALAAKGWGAPTWPVEYGGPGWSPAQNYIFESESARAGAPIQFHQGLELIGPIIFTYGSQELKDRYLPGIINADDWWCQGYSEPGAGSDLASLRTTAVRDGDHYVLNGQKMWTSYAQVASHMFVLARTSQEPKRQQGISLLLVDMNTPGIAIRKIETMDEKYTTNEVFLDDVRVPVGNLVGEEGRGWEYGKVLLDRERMVCSATAIHLPQVLDGVREAASARKVRGMPLIETPAFAAQLAQLEIEAMALETMVLRLLADLASGADSGPRGSMVKLRWSDLYQRGTALWIEALGPEAAHFRALEGQGPVDMPYAMQGALYSRVTSIYGGSSEIQHNIIARRALGL; encoded by the coding sequence ATGGACCTCGAATTCACATCCGCCGAACTGGCCTTCCGCGAAGAGGTACGCGCCTTTTTCGCCGAGAACGTGCCCGCCGAATGGCTTACCCGCGTGCGCGCGGGGCTGCGGCTCGAACCGCAGGAACTGATCGCCTACCAGAAGGCGCTTGCCGCTAAAGGATGGGGCGCGCCGACCTGGCCGGTCGAATATGGCGGGCCGGGCTGGTCTCCTGCGCAGAACTACATCTTCGAAAGCGAATCCGCGCGTGCGGGAGCGCCGATCCAGTTCCATCAGGGCCTCGAACTGATCGGCCCGATCATCTTCACTTACGGTTCGCAGGAACTGAAGGATCGCTACCTGCCCGGCATCATCAATGCCGACGACTGGTGGTGTCAGGGCTATTCCGAGCCGGGCGCTGGGTCCGACCTCGCCTCGCTGCGCACCACCGCCGTGCGTGATGGCGACCACTACGTCCTCAACGGGCAGAAGATGTGGACCAGCTATGCGCAAGTCGCCAGCCACATGTTCGTGCTGGCCCGCACGTCGCAGGAACCCAAGCGGCAGCAGGGCATCTCGCTGCTGCTGGTCGATATGAACACCCCCGGCATCGCGATCCGCAAGATCGAGACGATGGACGAGAAGTACACCACCAACGAAGTCTTCCTTGACGATGTGCGGGTGCCGGTGGGCAACCTCGTCGGCGAGGAAGGGCGCGGCTGGGAATACGGCAAGGTGTTGCTCGACCGCGAGCGGATGGTCTGTTCGGCTACCGCGATCCACCTGCCGCAGGTGCTCGACGGCGTGCGCGAGGCCGCATCCGCACGCAAGGTTCGCGGCATGCCGTTGATCGAGACGCCCGCTTTCGCCGCCCAGCTTGCCCAGCTCGAGATCGAGGCGATGGCGCTGGAAACCATGGTGCTGCGCCTGCTTGCCGACCTTGCCTCGGGCGCGGATTCCGGTCCGCGCGGGTCGATGGTGAAGCTGCGCTGGTCCGACCTCTACCAGCGCGGCACCGCGCTGTGGATCGAGGCGCTGGGTCCCGAAGCGGCGCATTTCCGCGCGTTGGAAGGGCAAGGCCCTGTCGACATGCCCTATGCGATGCAGGGCGCTCTCTATTCGCGGGTCACCTCGATCTACGGCGGGTCGAGCGAGATCCAGCACAACATCATCGCCCGCCGTGCGCTGGGTCTGTGA